One genomic segment of Gemmatimonas aurantiaca includes these proteins:
- a CDS encoding molybdopterin-dependent oxidoreductase: MRPTRRVDRRTFLKGAAAVSAGMATPSLIQASAQASAPGDGTVISNFDAAPAWKSVPCRLCDVGCGLQVGIENGRAVAVRGDPTDPVACGLACAKGYYAAQALYVGDRLRRAMVRKNGTLVEVPIGEALDVVARTLRETIAAHGKDSVGVHGGSQWTVPDAQAAHTLFAESIGTSRVSGGAMASSAAARAGCRTTFGLEGAVGCYDDIDHADTIVLWDVNAAESDPVLFSRMLDRRRKNPGVRIVEVATRKTRTSYAIDRTILLAPRSIDAMAQAVAHELVKRNLTDRPFITRHVAFARGRTGVGYGVSSDRLVDDDARTASWNDYVAQLADFAPDTVPARVGTSAADIRWLASLYGDPARKVLSLWGAAVNQQPRGTYTNNLLYNLHLLTGKIASPGNGALPLSTATGGVPATEGARGPHILEMFRGFDRGDIRFLWVQAANPLANLPNAGRYRRAAERRDRFLVVSDVVPTTTTRLADVVLPAAMWFEREGIDVNMERRLRHFDLLTAAPGDAMSDAWQMVEVARRLGHGKAFPAERRGHVEQLWNAYRVRSATAHTALPSMEAVRSPAGVTWPYDHETETRWRYNPAHDRRADRARGDFDFYGHADGRARIWIRPIDPLVEVPSREYPFWLSTGEVLEHAGRGTLTQRIPTLHRAVPGSYAEFNVEDAKQLGLRDQDRVRLSNARGAIESSVRIDYRSQPPRGVVFVPWCDETVPVATLMPDAFCPVSGQPERTLCVVRVERLTGATAR, from the coding sequence ATGCGACCTACGCGACGTGTCGACCGGAGGACGTTCCTCAAGGGGGCAGCGGCCGTCTCCGCTGGAATGGCGACTCCGTCGCTGATACAGGCATCGGCACAGGCGTCGGCACCAGGTGACGGCACGGTGATCTCGAACTTCGATGCCGCGCCGGCGTGGAAATCGGTGCCGTGCCGGCTGTGCGATGTAGGATGTGGACTGCAGGTGGGTATCGAGAACGGTCGCGCGGTGGCGGTACGCGGTGATCCCACCGACCCCGTGGCGTGCGGGCTGGCCTGCGCGAAGGGGTACTACGCCGCGCAGGCCCTGTACGTGGGCGATCGGCTGCGGCGTGCCATGGTACGGAAGAACGGCACGCTCGTGGAAGTCCCGATCGGTGAAGCGCTCGATGTGGTCGCGCGGACGCTGCGCGAAACGATTGCGGCGCACGGCAAGGACAGCGTCGGGGTGCACGGCGGCAGCCAATGGACCGTCCCCGATGCCCAGGCCGCGCACACCCTGTTCGCCGAGTCCATCGGCACGTCCCGCGTGTCGGGCGGAGCCATGGCGTCATCGGCCGCTGCGCGCGCCGGTTGTCGCACGACGTTCGGGCTGGAGGGCGCCGTCGGCTGCTACGACGACATCGACCACGCCGATACCATCGTCCTGTGGGATGTGAACGCCGCGGAAAGTGACCCCGTGCTGTTCTCGCGCATGCTCGATCGCCGTCGCAAGAATCCGGGTGTGCGGATCGTCGAGGTGGCCACACGGAAGACCCGCACGAGCTACGCGATCGACCGCACCATTCTGCTTGCGCCCCGTTCGATCGATGCGATGGCGCAGGCCGTCGCGCACGAACTGGTGAAGCGCAATCTGACCGATCGCCCATTCATCACGCGCCATGTCGCCTTCGCGCGTGGGCGCACCGGGGTCGGGTACGGGGTATCCAGCGATCGACTCGTGGACGACGACGCCCGGACGGCGTCATGGAACGACTATGTGGCGCAGTTGGCGGATTTCGCGCCCGACACGGTGCCGGCGCGCGTCGGTACCTCGGCCGCCGACATTCGCTGGCTGGCTTCGTTGTACGGTGACCCCGCGCGCAAGGTGCTGTCGCTGTGGGGGGCCGCCGTCAATCAGCAACCGCGCGGCACGTACACCAACAACCTGCTGTACAATCTGCATCTGCTGACGGGGAAGATCGCCTCGCCGGGCAACGGGGCGCTGCCGTTGTCGACGGCGACGGGCGGGGTCCCGGCCACCGAGGGAGCGCGCGGGCCACACATCCTGGAGATGTTTCGCGGCTTCGATCGCGGCGACATCCGCTTTCTGTGGGTGCAGGCCGCGAACCCGCTGGCCAATCTTCCCAATGCCGGACGATACCGGCGCGCCGCGGAACGCCGTGACCGGTTTCTGGTGGTCTCCGATGTGGTGCCCACCACCACCACACGGCTGGCCGATGTCGTGTTGCCGGCGGCGATGTGGTTCGAGCGTGAAGGAATCGATGTCAACATGGAACGTCGGCTCCGGCATTTCGACCTGTTGACCGCCGCACCGGGCGATGCCATGAGCGATGCCTGGCAGATGGTGGAAGTGGCGAGACGGCTGGGGCACGGAAAGGCGTTCCCTGCCGAACGCCGCGGCCATGTGGAACAGTTGTGGAACGCGTATCGCGTGCGCTCCGCCACCGCCCACACCGCGCTGCCGTCGATGGAGGCCGTGCGGTCGCCCGCGGGGGTGACCTGGCCGTACGACCACGAGACGGAAACCCGGTGGCGCTACAATCCGGCGCATGACCGTCGAGCCGATCGCGCACGTGGTGATTTCGATTTTTATGGACATGCCGATGGGCGGGCCCGCATCTGGATTCGCCCCATCGATCCGCTCGTCGAAGTGCCATCTCGCGAGTACCCCTTCTGGCTGTCGACGGGGGAGGTGCTCGAGCATGCGGGGCGCGGCACGCTCACGCAGCGCATTCCGACACTGCATCGCGCGGTGCCCGGCAGCTATGCGGAGTTCAACGTGGAAGACGCGAAACAGCTGGGGCTCCGCGATCAGGATCGCGTGCGTCTCTCCAACGCACGCGGTGCGATCGAATCGAGCGTGCGCATCGACTATCGCTCGCAGCCGCCGCGTGGTGTCGTCTTCGTGCCGTGGTGCGATGAAACGGTGCCCGTGGCGACACTGATGCCCGATGCCTTCTGTCCGGTGTCCGGTCAGCCCGAGCGTACCCTGTGTGTGGTCCGCGTGGAGCGTCTCACCGGAGCGACGGCCCGATGA
- a CDS encoding 4Fe-4S dicluster domain-containing protein, whose translation MSQKPAAERDIPENESLLRKRLDRRRALGILLGGAAVGVQAATACAPAPVSTTSVESQELKRIAWREYIKKNYRFMSETERAETIARLERKAKLTRRVDVKIQSTEAQPGVEFGYAFNISKCQGFRSCVEACINENNLDRKADTQYIRIFEMEGGNVDFEAGDATFQHAVPAEGHFYLGTQCFQCADPPCVKVCPVGATWQEPDGITVIDYDWCIGCRYCMAACPYWARRFNWSAPDVPAEELNPNQHYLGNRARKTGVVEKCTFCIHRTRQGRLPACAEACPTGARVFGNLLDPDSEIRWVLENKRVFRLKEDLKTEPRFWYFTD comes from the coding sequence ATGAGCCAGAAACCAGCGGCAGAGCGCGACATCCCGGAAAACGAAAGCCTCCTGCGAAAGCGTCTGGATCGCCGTCGCGCGCTGGGCATTCTGTTGGGCGGCGCGGCCGTCGGCGTGCAGGCCGCGACGGCGTGCGCGCCCGCACCGGTATCGACGACGAGCGTCGAAAGTCAGGAACTGAAGCGCATCGCGTGGCGTGAGTACATCAAGAAGAACTATCGCTTCATGTCCGAAACCGAGCGGGCCGAGACCATCGCGCGCCTCGAACGCAAAGCGAAGCTCACGCGCCGGGTCGATGTGAAGATCCAGTCCACGGAGGCGCAGCCCGGCGTGGAGTTCGGCTATGCGTTCAACATTTCGAAGTGTCAGGGGTTTCGCAGTTGTGTCGAAGCCTGCATCAACGAGAACAACCTGGATCGCAAGGCCGACACGCAGTACATCCGCATCTTCGAGATGGAGGGCGGCAACGTCGATTTCGAAGCCGGTGATGCGACCTTCCAGCATGCGGTGCCGGCCGAGGGGCACTTCTATCTCGGCACGCAGTGCTTCCAATGCGCGGATCCGCCGTGCGTGAAAGTGTGCCCGGTGGGCGCCACGTGGCAGGAGCCCGACGGCATCACCGTCATCGACTACGACTGGTGTATCGGGTGCCGCTACTGCATGGCCGCCTGTCCGTATTGGGCGCGTCGCTTCAACTGGAGTGCCCCCGACGTTCCGGCGGAGGAACTCAATCCGAATCAGCACTACCTCGGCAACCGCGCTCGCAAGACGGGGGTGGTGGAGAAGTGCACGTTCTGCATCCATCGCACCCGGCAGGGTCGGCTGCCTGCCTGCGCGGAAGCCTGTCCGACCGGCGCGCGGGTCTTCGGGAATCTGCTGGATCCCGATTCGGAGATACGCTGGGTGCTCGAGAACAAGCGGGTGTTCCGCCTGAAGGAAGATCTCAAGACCGAGCCGCGCTTCTGGTACTTCACCGACTGA
- a CDS encoding ubiquinone/menaquinone biosynthesis methyltransferase has translation MPGTHSVTTAAAPSAASVAASAAQGEGKRDYVQQMFSDIAPRYDLLNHVLSLNIDRRWRRRALARLGWTAHPTGTFLDLCAGTLDVGAMLTRQTGFEGRVIGADFAVPMLRQGIGKAPADRLAPVGADALQLPFTDAAFDGAVVAFGIRNVADLDACLREVRRVLKPGARFVILEFSTPRLAIVRAGYLFYFHRILPLIGRLVSGHGSAYTYLPLSVAQFPTETALADRMRAAGYQTVDWERLSFGIAAIHVGTA, from the coding sequence ATGCCTGGGACACACTCCGTCACGACCGCTGCCGCGCCGTCAGCTGCTTCCGTAGCCGCTTCCGCCGCGCAGGGCGAGGGAAAGCGGGACTACGTGCAGCAGATGTTTTCCGACATCGCGCCGCGGTATGACCTGCTCAATCACGTCCTCTCACTGAACATCGATCGACGCTGGCGTCGACGGGCACTGGCCCGACTGGGGTGGACGGCGCATCCCACCGGCACCTTTCTCGATCTCTGCGCCGGCACGCTCGACGTGGGCGCCATGCTCACCCGACAGACCGGCTTCGAGGGCCGGGTGATCGGTGCCGATTTTGCGGTGCCCATGCTGCGACAGGGCATCGGCAAGGCACCGGCCGACAGGCTCGCCCCGGTGGGCGCGGATGCGTTGCAGCTTCCGTTCACCGATGCCGCCTTCGACGGGGCCGTCGTGGCTTTTGGCATCCGCAATGTGGCCGATCTCGACGCCTGCCTGCGCGAGGTGCGCCGGGTCCTCAAGCCGGGCGCCCGGTTCGTCATTCTCGAATTCTCCACGCCGCGACTGGCCATCGTGCGCGCCGGTTATCTCTTCTACTTCCACCGCATCCTGCCGCTCATCGGTCGTCTCGTGAGTGGACATGGCTCGGCCTACACCTATCTGCCGCTGTCGGTGGCGCAATTCCCCACTGAGACCGCGCTGGCCGATCGCATGCGCGCCGCCGGGTATCAGACCGTCGATTGGGAACGTCTCAGCTTCGGCATCGCGGCCATCCACGTCGGTACCGCCTGA
- a CDS encoding tetratricopeptide repeat protein — MRTPFLVAAAALSAACTPAQDAPKTPLDQAQQQADAEAQIAAHQAPMLAVLDSGNTEFRAGRYDAALTHYSKASTLDPASASPYYGVLMVAQKTGRSSLADSATRMIRQLSGENAVGHADPAATASPHAGVIPSHPVIKPQ; from the coding sequence ATGCGTACTCCATTCCTCGTCGCGGCAGCTGCGTTGTCGGCCGCCTGCACGCCCGCCCAGGACGCACCCAAAACCCCGCTGGACCAGGCACAGCAGCAGGCGGACGCCGAGGCCCAGATTGCGGCGCACCAAGCGCCCATGCTCGCTGTGCTGGACAGCGGCAACACCGAGTTCCGCGCCGGCAGATATGACGCAGCGCTCACGCACTACTCGAAGGCGAGCACCCTCGACCCCGCGTCGGCGTCGCCGTATTACGGCGTGCTGATGGTGGCGCAGAAAACAGGCCGGTCGTCACTCGCCGACAGTGCCACGCGCATGATCCGTCAGCTCTCGGGTGAGAACGCGGTCGGACACGCGGACCCTGCCGCAACGGCCAGTCCGCATGCCGGCGTCATCCCCTCGCATCCCGTCATCAAGCCGCAATAG
- a CDS encoding UbiA-like polyprenyltransferase, whose translation MGTAPGIIPPPGARDGQLMQGQSLPVRLVNFVKLPHTVFAMPFSLVGVLFASAVAPVTPAIVWWVIVAFTSARFAAMAFNRLVDRDVDALNPRTAMRELPAGTLTLTQARVSIVVTSALFLYAAWRLNPLCFALSPVALLWVLGYSYTKRFTRWSHLWLGLGLSIAPVGGYLAVTGQWSDPWWLLCVLALAVVCWSGGFDMIYALQDAEFDARYGLHSVPSTFGVVKAIRIARTLHVLAVACFAGVMAAHPLGLTPSFVTAVLWVAVVGVAAMLLWEHRLVKAHDLSRVDAAFFTMNGMISMGFLTVVFAARLLLGVRR comes from the coding sequence ATGGGCACGGCACCGGGAATCATTCCACCACCGGGCGCGCGCGACGGCCAGCTCATGCAGGGGCAGTCGCTGCCGGTGCGGCTCGTCAACTTCGTGAAGTTGCCGCACACGGTGTTTGCGATGCCGTTCTCGCTGGTGGGAGTGCTGTTCGCAAGCGCCGTGGCGCCCGTCACGCCGGCCATCGTGTGGTGGGTGATCGTGGCGTTCACCAGCGCGCGATTCGCCGCCATGGCCTTCAATCGCCTCGTCGATCGTGATGTGGATGCGCTCAATCCGCGCACGGCCATGCGGGAGTTGCCGGCGGGGACGCTCACGCTCACGCAGGCCCGGGTGAGCATCGTGGTGACCAGTGCGCTGTTCCTCTATGCGGCGTGGCGACTCAATCCGCTGTGTTTTGCGCTGTCACCCGTGGCGTTGCTCTGGGTGCTGGGATACAGCTACACCAAACGGTTCACGCGCTGGTCGCATCTGTGGCTGGGGCTGGGATTGTCGATCGCTCCGGTGGGCGGCTATCTCGCGGTGACCGGACAGTGGAGCGACCCGTGGTGGTTGCTCTGCGTGCTGGCGCTTGCCGTGGTGTGCTGGAGCGGCGGGTTCGACATGATCTATGCGCTGCAGGACGCGGAGTTCGACGCGCGGTATGGGCTGCACAGTGTGCCGAGCACGTTCGGCGTGGTGAAGGCCATCCGCATTGCGCGCACGTTGCATGTGCTGGCCGTGGCCTGCTTTGCGGGGGTCATGGCGGCGCATCCCCTGGGGCTGACGCCCTCCTTCGTGACTGCGGTGCTGTGGGTGGCGGTGGTCGGCGTGGCGGCGATGCTGCTGTGGGAACACCGGTTGGTGAAGGCGCACGATCTCAGCCGCGTGGACGCCGCATTCTTCACGATGAACGGCATGATCTCGATGGGATTCCTGACGGTGGTGTTCGCCGCGCGTCTGCTGCTCGGAGTGCGTCGATGA
- a CDS encoding menaquinone biosynthesis decarboxylase yields the protein MSLDTLAQFLDAIDRAGELHRITTPARVHLEITEITDRVSKMPGGGKALLFERPILRDGTPSAYPVAINLFGSMRRMAIALGVESLDEIGARITQLMDLKVPDGLLGKLSLLPRLMEVSKFPPRVKGGAPSCQQIVWQGDDIDLDKLPVLHCWPEDGGPFLTMTAVVSKDPARGIRNVGMYRVQQLGKRHVAMHWQRHKTGAEHMRQMAERGEKMPVCIVIGSDPASMYAASAPLPPNIDEFLFAGFLRKDPVRLTKAVTNDLEVPADAEIVIEGYIDPAEELVVEGPFGDHTGFYSEADLYPRVHVTAVTMRKEAVYATTIVGRPPMEDFYLGHATERIFLPLLKLTTPEIVDYHMPAEGGFHNLVFVSIDKKYPGHADKVMHALWGQGLMSLAKVLVVVDKEVNVRNPVEAWWVALNNMDPQRDVRFTMGPVDVLDHASRAFTYGSKMGIDATRKWPEEGFTRAWPKVIGMDDATKRAVDAKWASLGLGPLVPGLSGGR from the coding sequence ATGTCTCTCGATACTCTCGCGCAGTTCCTCGACGCCATCGATCGGGCCGGCGAACTCCATCGCATCACCACACCGGCCCGGGTGCATCTCGAGATCACCGAGATCACCGATCGGGTCTCGAAGATGCCGGGCGGTGGCAAGGCCTTGCTCTTCGAACGGCCCATCCTGCGGGATGGCACACCCTCGGCGTATCCGGTGGCCATCAATCTCTTCGGCTCGATGCGTCGCATGGCAATCGCGCTGGGGGTCGAGTCGCTCGACGAGATCGGGGCACGCATCACGCAGCTCATGGATCTCAAGGTGCCCGATGGATTGCTGGGCAAGCTGTCCTTGTTGCCGCGTCTGATGGAGGTGTCGAAGTTCCCGCCGCGGGTGAAGGGCGGCGCGCCGTCGTGTCAGCAGATCGTCTGGCAGGGCGACGACATCGATCTCGACAAACTGCCGGTGCTGCACTGCTGGCCCGAGGATGGTGGACCGTTCCTCACGATGACGGCGGTGGTGAGCAAGGATCCCGCACGGGGCATCCGCAACGTGGGCATGTATCGCGTGCAGCAACTCGGCAAACGTCATGTGGCCATGCACTGGCAGCGGCACAAGACCGGTGCGGAGCATATGCGGCAGATGGCCGAGCGCGGTGAGAAGATGCCCGTGTGCATCGTGATCGGATCCGATCCGGCCAGCATGTATGCGGCGAGTGCACCGCTGCCGCCCAACATCGACGAGTTCCTGTTCGCCGGCTTTTTGCGCAAGGATCCGGTGCGGCTCACCAAAGCCGTCACCAACGATCTCGAAGTACCGGCCGACGCGGAGATCGTCATCGAAGGCTACATCGATCCCGCCGAGGAACTCGTCGTGGAAGGCCCGTTCGGCGACCACACGGGATTCTACTCCGAGGCCGATCTGTATCCACGCGTGCACGTCACCGCGGTGACGATGCGGAAGGAGGCCGTGTACGCCACCACGATCGTGGGGCGTCCGCCGATGGAGGACTTCTATCTCGGACACGCCACCGAGCGCATCTTCCTGCCGTTGCTCAAGCTCACCACGCCGGAAATCGTGGACTATCACATGCCGGCCGAGGGCGGATTCCACAACCTCGTGTTCGTGAGCATCGACAAGAAATATCCCGGCCATGCCGACAAGGTGATGCACGCCTTGTGGGGGCAGGGACTCATGTCGCTGGCCAAGGTGCTCGTGGTGGTGGACAAGGAGGTGAACGTGCGCAATCCGGTGGAGGCGTGGTGGGTGGCGCTCAACAACATGGATCCACAGCGTGACGTGCGATTCACCATGGGGCCCGTGGACGTGCTCGATCATGCGAGCCGGGCGTTCACCTACGGCAGCAAGATGGGCATCGATGCCACGCGCAAATGGCCCGAAGAGGGCTTCACGCGGGCCTGGCCCAAGGTGATCGGGATGGACGACGCCACGAAGCGCGCAGTCGATGCGAAGTGGGCGAGTCTGGGACTCGGCCCGTTGGTGCCGGGTCTCTCCGGAGGACGATGA
- a CDS encoding sigma-70 family RNA polymerase sigma factor translates to MPILDELGTLPDADVVRLAQQGRELAFRELVRRYERPVFSLVYRMVRDRETAEDLAQDAFIKVLNHIDRYSPEFKFSSWLFKIANNVAIDHLRRRRVETISMDGSPHAATASEVEATSLELEADQENALEEIEARELGSAIERAIGGLRPEYRACIMLRHVEGRSYEEIATTLDLPLGTVKTYIHRARHELRRALEPLRE, encoded by the coding sequence ATGCCGATTCTCGACGAGCTGGGAACACTTCCTGATGCCGACGTGGTCCGCCTCGCCCAGCAGGGGCGTGAGCTCGCCTTCCGCGAGCTCGTGCGCCGCTACGAGCGGCCCGTATTTTCGCTCGTCTATCGCATGGTGCGCGATCGGGAGACGGCGGAGGATCTGGCCCAGGATGCCTTCATCAAGGTCCTGAATCACATCGACCGCTACAGCCCCGAATTCAAGTTCTCGAGCTGGCTGTTCAAGATCGCCAACAACGTGGCCATCGATCATCTCCGGCGCCGGCGCGTCGAGACGATCAGCATGGATGGCAGCCCGCATGCGGCCACGGCCTCGGAGGTCGAGGCGACGTCGCTGGAGCTCGAAGCCGACCAGGAAAACGCGCTCGAAGAGATCGAGGCCCGTGAGCTGGGATCGGCCATCGAACGGGCCATCGGCGGGCTGCGCCCCGAGTATCGCGCCTGCATCATGTTGCGTCATGTGGAAGGCCGATCGTACGAAGAAATCGCGACGACGCTCGACCTGCCGCTCGGCACCGTGAAGACCTACATCCACCGCGCCCGGCACGAGTTGCGCCGGGCCCTCGAACCGCTGCGGGAGTGA
- the dsrP gene encoding sulfate reduction electron transfer complex DsrMKJOP subunit DsrP translates to MLIHIRHFIKDAFHSAIISGGRRYHIWMGSLVCVMAAGAVAYALQLRDGLGVTGMTDHVSWGLYISNFTFLVGLAAAAMMLVLPAYILHDVDFGRAVLMAEAVAVAALLMCLAFVVVDIGNPFGSWHLVPLIGHLNWPRSLLAWDVVVLNGYLALNLCIPFYIIYMKYTGRAPEKKKYLPWMYIAVMWAVSIHLVTAFLLAGLPARPFWNDALLGPRFLASAFTAGPAFVIVLLWIIKTHTRYPIADGAFAKLALITTVTAQINLVMLGSELFYKFYSPTHHGVNAQYLFFGLHGHAKLVPWIWTAIAMNVIATVTLMVHPLRSNPRSLMAACILLFVAIWIEKGMGLVVPGFLPSPLGELVEYTPSLIEITVCAGIWALGMFVLTMLVRIALPIELGEVRSPAVERPHVPIAA, encoded by the coding sequence ATGCTGATCCACATCAGGCACTTCATCAAGGATGCCTTTCATTCGGCCATCATCAGTGGTGGGCGCCGGTATCACATCTGGATGGGATCGCTGGTGTGCGTCATGGCGGCCGGTGCGGTGGCGTACGCGTTGCAGCTCCGAGACGGCCTCGGCGTGACCGGCATGACCGACCATGTGAGTTGGGGACTCTACATCTCCAACTTCACGTTCCTCGTCGGACTGGCCGCGGCCGCCATGATGCTCGTGCTCCCGGCCTACATCCTGCACGATGTCGACTTCGGGCGGGCGGTCCTGATGGCGGAGGCGGTGGCCGTCGCGGCGCTGCTCATGTGCCTGGCGTTCGTCGTGGTGGACATCGGCAACCCCTTCGGAAGCTGGCACCTCGTTCCGCTGATCGGCCATCTCAACTGGCCACGCTCATTGCTGGCCTGGGACGTGGTGGTGCTGAACGGCTACCTCGCCCTCAACCTGTGTATCCCGTTCTACATCATCTACATGAAGTACACGGGACGTGCGCCGGAGAAGAAGAAGTATCTGCCGTGGATGTACATCGCCGTGATGTGGGCCGTCAGCATCCATCTGGTCACGGCATTCCTGCTGGCGGGGCTGCCGGCGCGCCCCTTCTGGAACGATGCGTTGCTCGGTCCGCGATTCCTGGCCTCGGCGTTCACCGCCGGCCCGGCGTTCGTGATCGTCCTGCTGTGGATCATCAAGACGCACACGCGCTATCCCATTGCCGATGGCGCCTTTGCGAAACTGGCGCTCATCACCACCGTGACCGCCCAGATCAACCTGGTGATGCTGGGATCGGAACTGTTCTACAAGTTCTACTCACCCACCCATCACGGCGTGAACGCACAGTATCTGTTCTTCGGTCTCCATGGTCACGCCAAGCTCGTGCCGTGGATCTGGACCGCCATCGCGATGAATGTCATCGCCACGGTCACGCTGATGGTGCATCCGCTGCGCAGCAACCCCCGTTCACTGATGGCCGCCTGCATCCTGCTGTTCGTGGCGATCTGGATCGAAAAGGGGATGGGACTGGTCGTGCCGGGCTTCCTCCCCTCTCCGCTCGGAGAACTGGTCGAATACACGCCCAGCCTCATCGAGATCACGGTGTGCGCCGGCATCTGGGCGCTGGGGATGTTCGTGCTGACCATGCTGGTCCGCATCGCGCTGCCCATCGAGCTGGGCGAAGTGCGAAGTCCCGCCGTCGAGCGCCCGCACGTGCCTATTGCGGCTTGA
- a CDS encoding flavin prenyltransferase UbiX: protein MTAGIERWMPRDPVALAITGASGAPYAVRLLQALVMLRIPTWLIVSGHGWRLLQTESDIANLSALRAHAEVGGVAGSFDEVVRVFDDTDRGAAPASGSARSSGMVVCPCSMGTVSAIAHGTSRSLVERAADVALKERRKLILVPRETPLSLIHLENLTAVTRAGAVVIPAAPGFYHRPTDIADLVDFIVARILDQLGIEHTIGRRWGEEPG, encoded by the coding sequence ATGACGGCCGGGATCGAACGCTGGATGCCGCGTGACCCCGTGGCGCTGGCCATCACCGGCGCGTCGGGGGCGCCGTATGCGGTGCGCCTGCTGCAGGCACTGGTGATGTTGCGCATACCGACGTGGCTGATCGTGTCGGGGCACGGCTGGCGGTTGCTGCAGACGGAGAGCGATATCGCCAACCTGTCCGCGCTGCGAGCGCATGCCGAGGTGGGCGGAGTGGCGGGCAGCTTCGATGAAGTGGTCCGGGTGTTCGACGACACCGATCGTGGTGCGGCGCCGGCCAGCGGTTCGGCGCGTTCGAGTGGCATGGTGGTGTGTCCGTGTTCCATGGGCACCGTGAGTGCGATCGCGCATGGCACGTCGCGGTCCCTGGTGGAGCGGGCGGCCGATGTCGCGCTCAAGGAACGCCGCAAGCTGATCCTCGTGCCGCGCGAAACGCCGCTGTCGCTCATCCATCTCGAGAATCTCACCGCGGTGACCCGGGCCGGTGCCGTCGTGATTCCGGCGGCGCCCGGCTTCTATCATCGCCCCACGGATATTGCCGATCTGGTGGACTTCATCGTGGCGCGGATCCTCGACCAGTTGGGCATCGAACACACGATCGGACGGCGTTGGGGCGAAGAGCCGGGGTAA